One part of the Pirellulaceae bacterium genome encodes these proteins:
- a CDS encoding DUF1501 domain-containing protein — MNPLFEHLQLRTRRYFLRDGALGLGSLAMAQLLGVPLAGDHASAAEFSNDKRQPHRQPTAKRVIYLHMTGSPPNLDMFDYKPELVRRTGEDCPQQFLQGKEFAFTTGTPTLLGTPQKFIQAGQCGTWMSSAIPKLHDVADHLCLVHSMHSEQFNHAPAELLIYTGSPRAGRPSLGSWLTYGLGTENDDLPAFVVLISSGVQPNGGKSSFGSGFLPSVYQGVQCRSQGDPVLFASDPPGMDRVLRRQTLDALGRLNHLQVQSMGHPETQTRISQYELAFRMQTSVPEVMDISKEPQYILDDYGAKPGEASLANNCLLARRLVESGVRYVQLFDWGWDFHGTGALEGIDDGLTRKCATMDRPVSALIRDLHSRGLLEDTLIVWGGEFGRTPFREGRTAKSKILGRDHFPDCFTMWMAGGGTKAGFDYGTTDELGFSIKENPVHIHDLQATILHLLGFDHTRLTFRFQGRDYRLTDVHGRVIQELLA; from the coding sequence ATGAATCCCCTATTCGAACATTTGCAATTGCGCACGCGCCGATATTTTCTGCGCGATGGTGCGCTCGGACTGGGTTCCCTGGCAATGGCCCAATTGTTGGGGGTACCGCTGGCTGGCGACCACGCCTCGGCGGCTGAGTTTTCAAACGACAAACGGCAACCGCATAGGCAACCCACAGCCAAACGTGTGATTTATTTGCACATGACCGGATCGCCACCCAATTTAGACATGTTTGATTACAAACCCGAACTGGTGCGGCGCACTGGCGAGGATTGTCCGCAACAGTTCCTGCAAGGCAAAGAGTTTGCCTTCACAACAGGTACACCAACCTTGCTGGGGACTCCGCAGAAATTCATTCAAGCTGGTCAATGCGGCACGTGGATGTCCAGCGCCATTCCCAAACTGCACGATGTGGCCGATCACCTCTGCCTCGTGCATTCGATGCACTCCGAGCAGTTCAATCATGCGCCCGCCGAGCTGCTGATCTACACCGGATCGCCGCGCGCCGGGCGTCCGTCGCTGGGCTCGTGGCTGACTTACGGGTTGGGTACCGAGAACGACGACCTGCCGGCATTCGTGGTACTGATATCCAGCGGAGTGCAACCCAACGGTGGCAAAAGTTCTTTCGGCAGCGGGTTTTTGCCCAGTGTGTACCAGGGCGTGCAATGCCGCTCGCAGGGCGATCCCGTGCTGTTTGCCTCCGATCCTCCAGGCATGGATCGCGTGCTGCGCCGCCAGACGCTCGATGCGCTTGGCCGTCTGAATCATCTGCAGGTGCAGTCCATGGGACACCCCGAAACGCAGACGCGCATTTCGCAATACGAACTGGCATTCCGAATGCAGACCAGCGTGCCGGAAGTCATGGATATTTCGAAGGAACCTCAATACATCTTGGATGACTACGGCGCTAAGCCTGGAGAGGCAAGTTTAGCGAACAACTGCCTCCTAGCGCGGCGGCTGGTGGAGTCCGGAGTGCGCTACGTTCAGTTGTTCGATTGGGGCTGGGACTTTCACGGCACTGGGGCATTGGAAGGTATCGACGATGGATTGACTCGCAAGTGTGCGACCATGGACCGACCTGTCTCGGCACTAATTCGCGACTTGCACAGTCGCGGCTTGCTGGAGGACACGCTGATCGTCTGGGGCGGTGAGTTTGGTAGAACGCCGTTTCGCGAAGGGCGCACCGCCAAGAGTAAGATTCTAGGCCGCGATCACTTTCCCGATTGTTTTACGATGTGGATGGCCGGAGGAGGTACCAAGGCAGGATTCGATTATGGCACGACAGATGAACTTGGCTTTTCCATCAAGGAGAATCCGGTGCACATTCATGACTTGCAAGCCACCATCTTGCACTTGTTGGGCTTCGACCACACGCGATTGACATTTCGATTTCAAGGCCGGGACTATCGACTGACCGACGTCCACGGCCGCGTCATCCAGGAATTGCTTGCGTAG
- a CDS encoding alpha/beta fold hydrolase codes for MFLSFRPTTLFCVWLWLWASALGHSDEPAGNVTFRRHVLNADSEFSAAGVMDVNLDGRLDIVCGAWWYESPTWTKHLLRHVPQIRGRYDDYSNLTVDVDGDGWCDLVSVNYRSQSLYWCRHPGQQYLENIVTQVGQSPSESQAQAGAGRLLWEQMKIDEPGRSETGRLVDIDGDGQWDVLPAGTDFAAWYEFQRLIDGVRWLRHDLPEQLIGHGIGAGDIDGDGRTDLVCPRGWAQAPADVRSGKWQWHPDFQLAHDCGLPILCWDVDGDGDNDLVWGRGHDLGLYWTEQRTSDQPAVHFETSVAQDHPVRARLALPPGATGATWVTHAIDTSWSSAHTLLQADIDGDGRLDLVAGKRFQGHDGRDVGENDPLAIFWYRFLPATRTWQRHLISYGGSCGIDLDSVCADLDGDGDIDIVAPSRCGLHWLENVRSDSAPAEDSLLTAAAGYAGQPRDFSYYLDQQGQRRALTKPLDHGIRRHQALWQMEQVMGALPDPVLRTSLEPQVQSAQQVGKYWRIHLTYAADRWQEATDRVTAWLLVPVELTGQAPAMLCLHQTHFELGKGEPCGLGGNPNLHVAHELAQRGYVCLAPDYPGFGEYQYSFGHHADVYVSGTMKGIWNHMRAVDLLQSLPCVDRDAIGVIGHSLGGHNALFVAAFDQRLRCAVTSCGFNAFEDYYQGDLTGWTSPRYMPRIAARFGSSPAQMPFDFPDVLAAIAPRPVFVNAPLHDSNFAVVGVRKCQTAAQPLYQMLGTHGRLVFDYPDAAHDFPELQRTRAYEWLDQLLKKR; via the coding sequence ATGTTCTTATCATTTCGACCCACTACGTTGTTCTGCGTTTGGCTGTGGCTTTGGGCTTCAGCGTTGGGTCATTCGGACGAACCTGCGGGCAATGTCACGTTTCGCAGGCATGTGTTAAATGCTGACAGCGAGTTTAGCGCAGCCGGCGTGATGGACGTCAATCTCGACGGTCGCTTAGACATTGTGTGTGGAGCTTGGTGGTACGAGTCGCCTACATGGACCAAGCACCTGCTCCGCCATGTGCCACAGATACGTGGGCGGTATGACGATTACTCGAATTTGACAGTCGATGTCGACGGCGACGGCTGGTGCGATCTGGTCAGTGTGAACTATCGCAGTCAAAGCCTGTATTGGTGTCGCCATCCAGGGCAGCAATATCTGGAAAATATCGTGACACAGGTTGGGCAGTCCCCGTCCGAAAGCCAAGCGCAGGCTGGGGCAGGGCGGCTACTGTGGGAGCAAATGAAAATCGACGAGCCTGGTCGTAGCGAAACCGGCAGACTAGTAGATATTGACGGCGATGGGCAATGGGATGTATTGCCGGCCGGAACGGACTTTGCCGCGTGGTACGAATTTCAACGTTTGATCGACGGAGTGCGCTGGTTGCGACACGATTTACCCGAGCAGCTCATCGGTCACGGTATCGGAGCCGGCGATATCGACGGGGACGGTCGGACCGATCTAGTTTGTCCGCGCGGATGGGCTCAAGCACCGGCAGACGTTCGGTCGGGAAAGTGGCAATGGCATCCCGATTTTCAGCTCGCGCACGATTGTGGTTTACCTATTTTGTGCTGGGACGTGGATGGCGACGGTGATAACGATTTGGTGTGGGGCAGAGGTCATGACCTGGGGCTGTATTGGACCGAGCAGCGAACGTCCGATCAGCCAGCAGTCCACTTTGAAACGTCTGTGGCCCAGGACCATCCGGTGCGAGCCCGGCTGGCGCTGCCGCCGGGAGCCACCGGTGCAACCTGGGTAACTCATGCGATCGACACGAGCTGGAGTAGCGCTCATACGCTACTGCAAGCTGACATTGATGGTGACGGGCGACTGGACTTGGTGGCTGGCAAACGATTTCAAGGGCACGATGGACGCGATGTCGGCGAGAACGATCCGCTGGCAATTTTTTGGTATCGTTTTCTACCCGCAACGCGGACTTGGCAGCGGCATTTGATAAGCTACGGCGGTTCGTGTGGTATTGACTTGGATTCGGTGTGCGCCGACTTGGATGGCGATGGAGACATAGATATCGTAGCGCCATCGCGATGCGGTTTGCACTGGCTGGAAAACGTGCGCAGCGATAGCGCGCCAGCTGAGGATTCCCTGCTGACAGCGGCGGCCGGGTATGCTGGCCAGCCTCGGGATTTTAGCTACTACTTGGATCAGCAGGGACAGCGCCGGGCGCTGACCAAGCCTCTGGATCATGGTATTCGGCGGCACCAAGCGCTGTGGCAGATGGAGCAAGTCATGGGTGCGCTGCCCGATCCTGTACTGCGCACGTCGTTGGAGCCACAGGTACAGAGCGCCCAGCAAGTTGGCAAGTACTGGAGAATACATCTGACCTACGCCGCTGATCGGTGGCAAGAGGCGACCGACCGTGTGACCGCGTGGCTGTTGGTGCCAGTCGAATTGACCGGGCAAGCTCCAGCCATGCTCTGTCTACATCAAACCCATTTTGAACTGGGCAAAGGAGAGCCATGTGGACTGGGCGGCAATCCGAATCTACATGTGGCTCACGAACTGGCCCAGCGCGGCTACGTGTGTCTAGCCCCAGATTACCCGGGGTTTGGCGAGTACCAATACTCCTTCGGACACCACGCGGATGTGTACGTTAGCGGTACGATGAAAGGAATCTGGAATCATATGCGCGCCGTGGACCTGTTGCAGTCGCTGCCGTGCGTCGATCGCGACGCCATAGGAGTGATCGGACATTCACTGGGAGGCCACAACGCGCTGTTCGTGGCGGCTTTTGACCAGCGATTGCGTTGTGCCGTTACCAGTTGCGGGTTCAATGCATTCGAAGATTACTATCAAGGCGATTTAACCGGCTGGACTAGCCCGCGATACATGCCGCGCATCGCGGCGCGCTTCGGAAGTTCGCCAGCGCAGATGCCATTCGATTTTCCCGATGTGCTTGCCGCGATCGCTCCGCGCCCGGTTTTTGTGAACGCGCCATTGCACGATTCCAATTTTGCCGTGGTGGGGGTACGGAAATGTCAGACCGCGGCTCAGCCGCTATATCAGATGCTGGGAACGCACGGCAGGCTGGTATTTGATTATCCCGATGCCGCGCACGATTTCCCTGAGCTACAGAGGACTAGAGCGTACGAGTGGTTAGATCAATTGCTGAAGAAGCGGTAG
- a CDS encoding DNA-3-methyladenine glycosylase 2 family protein has translation MPFVAQQIRAARLHLQKSDPVMKRLLKVHGPFAARARSDRFASLVDSIVSQQISTSAARTIRSRLSDAVSQRAQQAKLTSPGMSAAALLLLNVDQLRQVGVSRQKANYLLDLADKVHSGAVDLQRISRLEDDQVIEQLIQVKGIGRWTAQMFLIFSLGRIDILPVDDLGVRSAVKNQYELNELPTANELEKIARPWRPYATVACWYLWRSLDADVK, from the coding sequence ATGCCGTTTGTAGCTCAACAGATTCGTGCAGCGCGACTCCACTTGCAAAAATCTGATCCGGTCATGAAGCGGTTGCTGAAAGTGCATGGTCCGTTCGCCGCCCGCGCCCGCAGTGATCGTTTCGCGTCTCTGGTCGATTCGATCGTATCGCAGCAGATATCAACATCGGCGGCGCGCACCATCCGCAGTCGCCTGTCGGACGCTGTCAGTCAGCGCGCACAACAAGCCAAGTTGACCTCGCCTGGCATGTCTGCGGCTGCCCTGTTGCTGCTGAATGTCGACCAGTTGCGACAAGTGGGAGTGTCACGACAGAAGGCCAATTACCTGCTGGATTTGGCCGACAAAGTTCATTCTGGAGCTGTAGACCTTCAGCGGATTAGTCGCTTGGAAGACGATCAAGTTATCGAACAATTGATTCAGGTCAAAGGCATCGGACGCTGGACCGCTCAAATGTTTCTGATCTTTTCATTGGGACGAATCGACATCCTGCCGGTAGACGACCTGGGCGTTCGCTCTGCTGTTAAAAATCAATACGAATTGAACGAGCTACCCACAGCCAATGAACTTGAAAAAATCGCTCGCCCCTGGCGACCCTACGCAACGGTGGCTTGTTGGTATTTGTGGCGCAGTTTGGATGCTGACGTGAAATGA
- a CDS encoding alpha/beta fold hydrolase has translation MSHRETQKKQSSGHAPCLPYRPYFHLRSGHLQTVLAGLSQGTLPPRNAHTLTVSLPDGDQLVVHEELGAALPDAAPLAILVHGLGGDHSSPYLQRVAHDLRQRAMRVWRVDQRGCGQGFELAWRPANAGASHDLAAVVATARQRYPQSPISIVGFSLSGNIVLKLLGELAAGRHELSLAEARIQRALAVAPPINLHHCSDNMLRWSRWLYTRYYLRHLEAQAHQKRQRWPQWSTLPLEPATKSILDFDARYTAPLSGFRDVNDYYEQSSSVQWLPQIQTPTEIILDRDDPIVTWKSHLDARFDPQYVCWTHTRYGGHMGYFGVDDRGRLLRWIEYYVVHRLSSDWSPSFAS, from the coding sequence ATGTCCCACCGAGAGACCCAGAAAAAACAGAGCAGCGGTCATGCCCCCTGCCTGCCCTATCGCCCCTATTTCCATTTACGAAGCGGCCACCTGCAAACTGTGTTGGCTGGCCTTAGCCAAGGTACTCTTCCGCCTCGCAACGCGCACACCCTGACCGTGTCGCTGCCGGATGGTGATCAATTGGTGGTCCACGAAGAATTGGGCGCGGCATTGCCGGACGCCGCACCTCTGGCCATTCTGGTGCACGGCTTGGGTGGCGATCATTCCAGTCCTTATCTCCAACGAGTCGCCCATGACCTGCGTCAGCGCGCGATGCGTGTCTGGCGAGTCGACCAGCGCGGTTGTGGGCAGGGCTTCGAATTGGCGTGGCGGCCGGCCAATGCGGGTGCCAGTCACGATCTGGCAGCGGTCGTCGCGACGGCTCGACAGCGTTATCCTCAATCACCAATCTCAATTGTCGGTTTTTCGCTGAGCGGTAATATCGTGCTCAAGCTACTGGGCGAACTGGCCGCAGGGCGACACGAACTGTCGCTGGCCGAAGCTCGCATTCAGCGGGCGCTGGCAGTTGCTCCTCCGATCAACCTGCACCATTGTTCCGACAACATGCTGCGCTGGAGCCGTTGGCTGTACACACGCTACTACCTGCGACACCTGGAAGCACAAGCGCACCAGAAGCGACAGCGCTGGCCGCAGTGGTCAACTCTACCGCTCGAGCCAGCCACCAAGTCCATTCTCGATTTTGATGCACGCTATACGGCTCCACTGAGCGGCTTTCGCGATGTCAATGACTATTACGAACAATCCAGTAGCGTTCAGTGGTTGCCGCAGATTCAGACACCCACTGAAATTATTCTGGACCGCGATGACCCGATCGTGACGTGGAAGAGCCACTTGGACGCGCGCTTTGATCCACAGTATGTTTGCTGGACCCACACGCGGTACGGCGGGCACATGGGCTACTTTGGAGTGGACGACCGTGGTCGACTACTTCGCTGGATCGAGTATTATGTGGTACACCGCCTGAGCAGTGACTGGTCGCCCTCCTTCGCATCGTAA
- a CDS encoding adenosine kinase encodes MKQFCVCGLGNAIVDIFLDLGEAEFQSLGFERGTMRLVDKQDQDQLLSRFHDGRHDLVLVSGGSVANSVIAVSQLGGKSAFIGCVGDDRYGLHYVEEFQQLQIDMGNPVLVGESTGTCLAIVTPEGERTMRTFLGIASHLSDKHVDEQRIAASQWLFIEGYVFANPDTGQHAIRKAIQIAKASGTKVALTCSDGFIPEVFGDAFRAALEHSDLLFCNAGEALSVTGASDVQQAFARLGDMVPGCVVTNGPDGAYVRMSGQTGHAPTQACDPRDLTGAGDMFAGSFLYGITHGYQPLEAAKAANGMARRVIMQVGARLHDGVRHAWQQALEQ; translated from the coding sequence ATGAAGCAGTTTTGTGTATGTGGTTTGGGCAATGCGATTGTCGATATTTTCTTGGACTTGGGTGAAGCAGAATTCCAGTCGTTGGGGTTTGAACGCGGAACGATGCGGTTGGTCGACAAGCAGGACCAAGATCAATTGCTGTCGCGTTTCCACGACGGCCGGCACGATCTGGTACTGGTCAGCGGTGGATCGGTGGCCAATTCAGTCATCGCCGTTTCGCAACTGGGCGGTAAGTCCGCATTCATCGGCTGCGTGGGCGATGACCGCTATGGTTTGCACTACGTCGAGGAATTCCAGCAATTGCAAATCGACATGGGCAACCCGGTGTTGGTTGGCGAGTCGACTGGAACCTGCTTGGCCATCGTAACTCCTGAAGGTGAGCGCACGATGCGAACCTTTTTGGGAATCGCCAGTCATTTGTCCGACAAGCACGTTGATGAGCAACGCATTGCGGCTTCACAGTGGCTGTTTATCGAAGGCTACGTGTTTGCTAATCCGGACACGGGCCAACACGCGATTCGCAAGGCCATCCAAATCGCCAAGGCATCAGGCACCAAGGTGGCGCTGACTTGCTCGGACGGTTTTATTCCTGAAGTGTTCGGCGATGCATTTCGAGCGGCGCTCGAGCATTCTGATCTGCTGTTTTGCAACGCCGGAGAGGCCTTGTCGGTTACGGGAGCCAGTGACGTGCAGCAAGCCTTTGCGCGGCTGGGCGACATGGTGCCGGGGTGTGTGGTAACCAACGGTCCCGACGGTGCGTACGTGCGTATGTCAGGTCAGACCGGGCACGCGCCGACCCAAGCCTGTGATCCCCGCGACCTAACCGGTGCAGGAGACATGTTTGCCGGCTCGTTTTTATATGGCATCACCCACGGCTATCAACCGCTGGAAGCAGCCAAAGCAGCCAATGGTATGGCGCGGCGAGTGATCATGCAGGTTGGTGCTCGATTGCATGACGGCGTTCGCCATGCTTGGCAACAGGCTTTGGAGCAATAA
- a CDS encoding bile acid:sodium symporter, producing the protein MLHLLRRYWFLVALAAAVLIGLLGHEWLLPVAKLSWLTTGIVMVVMAMMTAPVPMELVRQTLARPWPAVLASLINLGILPILGWCAAWWLPSDLAGGLIVAACVPSTLSSAAVMTRQAGGDDTVCIFVTLLTNVCCVVVTPLWLVGLLGVNVQLNLADMVQNLCLVVLLPIAVVQITRWQSAAFSDWASRSAMRLSFACQIGILSMVLLGSVQMGSRWQDQAQQLGGDLSSVANVWTIAAVVLLGLLIHLTALVVGWYTSRLTGIDDPQCKAVSFSGSQKTLMVGLNLAIQCGVNILPMITYHVFQLLFDAVIAQRWGRRDQHKNSALSKVH; encoded by the coding sequence ATGTTACACCTTTTACGTCGCTACTGGTTCCTGGTCGCGCTGGCAGCGGCTGTGTTGATTGGGCTGCTGGGCCACGAGTGGTTGTTACCCGTTGCCAAGCTCTCGTGGCTGACGACCGGCATTGTCATGGTCGTGATGGCCATGATGACAGCCCCCGTCCCGATGGAGCTGGTGCGTCAAACTCTGGCGCGCCCCTGGCCGGCGGTATTGGCATCGCTGATCAATTTGGGCATCCTTCCAATTCTGGGATGGTGCGCCGCCTGGTGGTTGCCGAGCGACTTGGCCGGCGGCCTGATCGTGGCGGCCTGTGTGCCATCGACCTTATCTTCGGCGGCAGTGATGACTCGCCAGGCCGGGGGCGACGATACAGTATGTATCTTTGTCACGCTGCTGACCAACGTGTGCTGCGTGGTAGTCACGCCGTTGTGGCTGGTTGGTCTGTTGGGAGTCAACGTGCAACTGAATTTGGCAGATATGGTGCAAAACCTGTGTTTAGTCGTGCTCTTGCCAATTGCGGTAGTGCAAATCACGCGTTGGCAATCGGCCGCGTTCAGTGACTGGGCCAGTCGCTCGGCGATGCGATTATCGTTTGCCTGTCAGATTGGCATCTTGAGTATGGTCCTGCTGGGATCGGTCCAAATGGGCTCGCGCTGGCAAGATCAAGCTCAGCAACTTGGTGGCGATCTATCCAGCGTGGCCAACGTATGGACGATAGCGGCCGTGGTACTGTTAGGACTACTCATTCACCTGACAGCGCTGGTAGTCGGGTGGTACACATCTCGACTGACTGGGATCGACGATCCACAGTGCAAAGCGGTCAGTTTTTCCGGCAGTCAGAAGACCTTGATGGTTGGATTAAACTTGGCAATTCAATGTGGTGTCAACATTCTACCCATGATCACCTATCACGTTTTCCAGCTCCTGTTCGATGCCGTCATCGCCCAGCGCTGGGGCCGCCGCGACCAGCACAAGAATTCTGCACTGTCCAAAGTTCATTGA
- a CDS encoding DUF1573 domain-containing protein, which yields MMVRRMLVVLGLIGLTVLTSDGLSGQEWVRSMFQDTSHDFGIVPRGADAVFEFKFTNKYEEDVHVAAVRSSCGCTIPRIKKADVKTYEESAIVCEYNTKSFIGPKAAVVTVVFSKPYYGEMQLNIKGNIRSDIDTDPGMIDFGEVDRGTSRTTQVKISYAGRNLWEIMDVRSANQNLGVAIERTSQPGKISYIMNVRLKDTAPAGEFLDNIILVTNEPKYNLVTIPVRGAILPPLVLPMRVDLGTIKAGEQGKSFIVARSKTPFEVRSIECKDERFVFKLPEGKKDKHVIPFEFNSGDQVGAVRQTIKLQTDLSEDGEGTTVILVNVAEKG from the coding sequence ATGATGGTACGTCGGATGTTGGTCGTATTAGGATTGATCGGACTGACTGTGCTTACCAGCGACGGGCTGTCAGGCCAGGAGTGGGTCAGGAGCATGTTCCAGGACACTTCGCATGACTTTGGCATCGTGCCCCGTGGCGCGGACGCAGTTTTCGAATTCAAGTTTACTAACAAGTACGAAGAAGATGTGCACGTTGCAGCTGTCCGCAGCAGTTGCGGTTGCACGATCCCGAGAATCAAGAAGGCGGACGTCAAGACCTACGAGGAAAGCGCGATCGTCTGCGAGTACAATACCAAGTCATTCATCGGTCCCAAGGCAGCCGTGGTGACCGTGGTGTTTTCTAAGCCGTACTACGGCGAGATGCAGCTCAATATCAAAGGCAATATCCGCTCCGATATCGATACCGACCCGGGCATGATTGACTTTGGTGAAGTGGACCGCGGGACATCACGGACCACGCAGGTCAAAATCAGCTATGCGGGCAGGAACTTGTGGGAAATCATGGATGTCCGTTCGGCCAACCAGAACTTGGGTGTGGCCATCGAACGCACCAGCCAACCTGGAAAGATTTCCTACATCATGAATGTGCGGCTCAAGGATACCGCCCCAGCCGGCGAGTTCCTCGATAACATTATTCTGGTGACTAATGAGCCCAAGTACAATTTGGTGACCATTCCGGTGCGTGGAGCGATTCTGCCGCCGCTCGTCTTGCCCATGCGCGTGGACCTCGGAACCATCAAGGCGGGCGAACAGGGCAAATCGTTCATTGTGGCTCGCAGCAAGACACCGTTTGAAGTGCGAAGCATCGAATGCAAAGATGAACGTTTCGTATTCAAGTTGCCTGAGGGTAAGAAAGATAAGCATGTAATTCCGTTTGAATTTAACAGCGGAGATCAGGTCGGCGCGGTGCGGCAAACAATCAAGCTTCAGACAGATTTAAGCGAAGATGGCGAAGGTACTACCGTTATTTTGGTAAACGTAGCGGAAAAGGGATAG
- the lipA gene encoding lipoyl synthase encodes MAIELPVVGAPPNADAQVGALRPSAKRLPPWLRRELPRGDANHFTNQLLRELQLETVCENAKCPNRMECFSHKTATFMIMGNVCTRPCGFCAVSRGKPEQLAADEPQRVAEAAARLGLKHVVITSVTRDDLADGGGEHFYQAVLAVRQRTGATIEVLTPDFVRQRSGLDRVIESVPEVFNHNMETVPRLYRQVRGPRSDYAWTLELLRRVKQLNAAIKTKSGLMLGLGETHDELLECLADLRRQRCDFLTMGQYLQPGPKYLPVQRFVPPDEFEYLGEIARKMGFSKVASGPFVRSSYHARDMAN; translated from the coding sequence ATGGCCATTGAATTACCCGTAGTTGGCGCGCCGCCGAATGCTGATGCGCAGGTTGGAGCATTGCGGCCGTCTGCCAAGCGTCTGCCACCGTGGCTGCGTCGCGAGTTGCCGCGCGGTGATGCGAATCACTTTACCAATCAGCTGCTACGTGAATTGCAGTTGGAGACGGTGTGTGAAAATGCCAAGTGTCCCAATCGGATGGAGTGTTTTTCGCACAAGACGGCCACATTTATGATCATGGGCAATGTCTGCACGCGGCCTTGTGGATTTTGTGCAGTTTCTCGCGGCAAGCCCGAGCAATTAGCCGCCGATGAGCCGCAGCGCGTGGCAGAAGCCGCTGCTCGATTGGGACTCAAGCATGTGGTCATTACTTCGGTGACACGCGATGATCTGGCCGATGGCGGTGGCGAGCACTTCTATCAAGCGGTACTGGCGGTGCGCCAGCGGACCGGAGCAACCATTGAGGTTTTGACGCCAGACTTTGTACGTCAACGCTCGGGGCTGGATCGTGTTATCGAGTCGGTTCCAGAGGTGTTTAATCACAATATGGAAACGGTTCCCAGATTGTATCGCCAGGTGCGCGGCCCGCGCAGTGATTACGCCTGGACTCTGGAACTGCTACGTCGCGTCAAGCAGCTCAATGCTGCGATCAAGACCAAGAGCGGCCTAATGTTGGGGTTGGGTGAGACACACGACGAACTACTGGAATGCTTGGCCGATTTGCGTCGCCAGCGGTGCGATTTTTTGACGATGGGGCAATATCTGCAACCAGGGCCAAAGTATCTGCCGGTCCAGCGGTTCGTGCCGCCAGATGAATTTGAATATCTAGGCGAGATTGCTCGCAAAATGGGTTTTTCCAAAGTCGCAAGTGGGCCGTTTGTACGCTCCAGCTATCATGCCCGCGATATGGCGAATTGA
- a CDS encoding prolyl oligopeptidase family serine peptidase: MNRIALACCVIFGHCFSWAHGETDAKHSPDTQKMFESHQHTSSDGQALNYRLMRPQQVEGNQKYPLVIFLHGAGERGDDNQAQLKHGMPELCKAERRAAWPCYVLAPQCPRNQKWADVNFLQGDVKLPERISRSLELTLEVVDKLLREAAIDADRIYITGLSMGGFGTWDALVRRPNFFAAAMPICGGGDPATAAAIQHIPVACFHGADDRIVTPEKSQRIIEALRKLGAQPTYVEYPGVAHNSWEQAYSNDDNWKWLFSQRRPRGVPASN; this comes from the coding sequence ATGAACCGCATTGCTTTGGCATGTTGTGTGATCTTCGGTCATTGTTTCTCATGGGCGCATGGCGAGACGGACGCTAAGCATAGTCCGGATACCCAGAAAATGTTTGAATCGCATCAGCATACCAGCTCGGATGGGCAGGCGTTGAACTATCGGTTAATGCGGCCGCAACAGGTCGAAGGGAATCAGAAGTATCCCCTCGTCATTTTTCTGCACGGGGCTGGGGAGCGTGGTGACGACAATCAGGCTCAGTTGAAGCATGGAATGCCTGAATTGTGCAAGGCTGAGCGGCGAGCCGCCTGGCCGTGTTACGTTTTGGCTCCACAATGTCCGCGCAACCAAAAATGGGCTGACGTTAATTTTCTACAAGGTGATGTAAAGCTGCCAGAGCGCATCAGCCGTAGCTTGGAGTTGACCTTGGAGGTAGTGGACAAGTTATTGCGGGAGGCGGCTATCGACGCGGATCGCATTTATATTACGGGACTGTCGATGGGCGGGTTTGGAACGTGGGATGCCTTAGTGCGGCGCCCCAATTTTTTTGCGGCCGCCATGCCGATTTGTGGCGGTGGAGATCCAGCCACAGCGGCCGCCATCCAGCATATTCCCGTCGCTTGTTTTCACGGTGCCGATGACCGCATCGTGACGCCCGAAAAGTCGCAACGAATCATCGAAGCGTTGCGAAAGCTAGGTGCCCAGCCGACGTATGTCGAATATCCCGGGGTGGCCCACAATAGTTGGGAGCAGGCCTACAGCAACGACGACAACTGGAAGTGGTTATTCAGCCAGCGACGTCCGCGCGGCGTACCAGCCAGCAATTAG
- the acpP gene encoding acyl carrier protein, protein MASIEQRVIDIVADQLGVEKDKITRETHFVNDLGADSLDTVELVMELEEEFNISIPEESAEKIQRVGEAIDFIEKAQEA, encoded by the coding sequence ATGGCATCCATAGAGCAGCGCGTGATCGACATCGTGGCCGATCAGTTGGGCGTCGAAAAAGACAAAATCACCCGCGAGACCCACTTTGTGAACGATCTGGGAGCTGATTCACTTGATACCGTTGAATTGGTGATGGAGCTTGAAGAGGAGTTCAACATCAGCATTCCCGAAGAATCTGCCGAAAAAATCCAGCGCGTTGGGGAAGCCATCGACTTCATCGAAAAGGCTCAAGAAGCTTAA